The following proteins come from a genomic window of Solea solea chromosome 3, fSolSol10.1, whole genome shotgun sequence:
- the c3h4orf54 gene encoding uncharacterized protein C4orf54 homolog gives MDTEQSCVETPATLQAVKYVLQKPAHGHDDAPEKTEESKYADLELGYVRTGGTGAGKDCRFGPRNQMSVLTDKSSARAPCATAPNRDLAIKREIETMNKDDSDIGKRTGAVLGGPIDPLSSSIHHLLQAKSEEDDKRARAMTQPGKPGSDKDQKTPEGEEELHCGDFYLSWRSESDDFEEEGDDVSVVLSDDSVPCATEDESHYITTHEIQLCELSDHEGDYDPRVGSSTSWEDDNQVYTFVDYAALDRDGAMGESSGDGGREGAATVSTLMESDLCDAAKISSSDESVSKIQQQQSSGSGAGQIHLSITATSRAINDPGNIQEEGNILYHARRSGDTSRYVLRGVDAKAETLCDKAKCFIALPGRVHFGGKLRGKEVTGYSSGASSAVSELDDADKEVRNLTAKAFKSLAYPYFDAFGFSTSSESSASDRGINRWSTFVDLKYGNMNVPHQGRDQSVVSRQNSFEIAKNLENIGYKGIALASIKPATSKIFTLGGDPHGASSSTKKIELMGKFSQGHSGVITLTETLNFRCNVNSGMPGGERRTDFAQNAAGSRSTDEVTDSFPSAQRREASKPPSKTMEGTHKKAIFASSLIKNVISKKMQFEQERKMERGEISEPLHAPSPCFVHHESDGVHRGKGSRELQTQSSRLSESSSDYAIMCLDELGDIVDSGSCDTKSDSRRHDAPETNLEPPANEVGIDTKKGTLDASKNTLLRSQNSAFRCWKDEELEFQKDRKNDQTQEEKPPSVDNKAGEGDQSSAESGKATKMSHLFVPSIQLLQSDGEAGEQLQSRDDSPYGGEGDTKLRSDNSLCVADSRRTTSKSPEIKINLRSVRDNKAEPFSVSKLRAPNIDCNAASLSRTDELKSQVLAAALKGESSDKVPHFMVRDIRDNKGKLQTPIHQVRDVRKLVKSSYHFVSLDNNDNKSNLASVESHPEQKKQMPHRNLNSVSPIVIKCQSVNTNSNIKQCGSFDLSKQETLEVDRSSPEGAKSIPLQWAAGRAAINNSSEGGVGSKTESRLGSKKLEKISDIIEKKPESKMANRVALEKLQAAVKTMEQLYVYDKNEWKRKNKPLLLTDSHVLPLLAGEDHGRPEEDGARGFIMDKIVRRDSCPSTDKLPPSTSSVAAVVGAAAGALVSGENLPKRGNKDLYKDLPTSSSFDDRLFAKTVQTTGSKNMFSLSSSFKASTSAKVTQPNSATQTPFSDKHFVPKSPKRPTSLKVSQPRYSRNEGPEWKEVDRSSQDNENYLTIPLKSQASSSRQPAPADNTSLFTSTTHSQPTTPPGYLGSGTRGLENHSQTPKHSSIVMGTCTPEIPPATIYHSLPLGMCTNQPQMYCFSPAITPAPTIDPFQATQRKMLLDPTTGNYYLVDTPVQPASKRLFDPETGQYVDVPMPQPPMTPLPMPISPLALSPGAYGHTYMIYPGFMPTPSVIPARTLVQSQMSMHSEVEKASSQQTEGMYMESPFYMATGKSPHVASGVQQQATTSRPVQGFNQPVISIMSQQGPRIIAPPSFDGTTMSFVVEHR, from the coding sequence ATGGACACGGAGCAGAGCTGCGTGGAGACACCGGCGACTCTCCAGGCGGTGAAGTATGTGCTCCAAAAACCGGCGCACGGACACGATGATGCACCGGAGAAGACGGAGGAAAGCAAATACGCCGATTTGGAGTTGGGGTACGTGAGGACAGGCGGGACAGGAGCGGGGAAAGACTGTCGCTTTGGCCCAAGAAACCAAATGTCTGTCCTTACTGACAAGAGCAGCGCAAGAGCTCCGTGCGCAACGGCACCAAACCGTGACTTGGCGATAAAAAGGGAAATTGAAACTATGAATAAGGATGATTCTGATATTGGGAAACGCACGGGGGCTGTGCTGGGGGGTCCCATTGATCCATTGTCGTCCTCaattcatcatcttcttcaggCAAAGTCAGAGGAGGACGACAAACGCGCGCGCGCCATGACGCAGCCAGGTAAACCTGGAAGCGATAAAGACCAGAAAACgccagaaggagaagaagaattaCACTGTGGGGACTTTTATCTGAGCTGGAGGAGCGAGTCTGATGACTTtgaggaggagggggatgaTGTCAGCGTGGTGCTTTCTGATGACAGCGTCCCGTGCGCAACAGAGGACGAGTCCCATTACATTACGACGCACGAGATCCAGCTGTGCGAGCTATCCGACCACGAGGGGGACTACGACCCCAGGGTGGGCTCCTCCACCAGCTGGGAGGATGATAATCAGGTGTACACGTTTGTCGATTACGCGGCTCTGGACAGGGATGGAGCGATGGGGGAGAGCAGCGGGGACGGCGGCCGTGAAGGCGCAGCAACAGTCAGCACTCTGATGGAAAGTGATCTGTGCGATGCGGCCAAGATCTCCAGTTCAGATGAGAGTGTGTCAaagatccagcagcagcagagcagcggcTCCGGCGCGGGACAGatccacctgtcaatcacagccACTTCTCGAGCTATAAATGACCCTGGCAACATCCAAGAAGAGGGAAATATTCTTTATCATGCCAGGCGCTCCGGGGACACGAGTCGTTATGTGTTGAGGGGGGTTGATGCGAAGGCTGAGACGCTGTGTGACAAGGCAAAGTGTTTCATAGCTCTGCCCGGACGCGTTCACTTTGGCGGCAAATTGAGGGGGAAAGAGGTCACCGGGTATTCCAGCGGTGCGTCCAGCGCCGTGAGTGAGCTGGACGACGCTGACAAGGAGGTGCGCAACTTGACAGCCAAAGCCTTCAAGAGTCTAGCTTATCCTTACTTTGACGCCTTCGGTTTCAGCACCTCCAGTGAGTCCTCAGCATCAGACCGTGGCATCAACAGGTGGTCCACGTTTGTCGACCTGAAGTATGGCAACATGAATGTGCCGCATCAGGGCCGGGACCAAAGTGTTGTCTCCCGCCAGAACTCGTTTGAAATAGCCAAGAACTTAGAGAATATAGGTTATAAGGGCATCGCGCTGGCAAGCATCAAACCGGCCACCAGCAAAATTTTCACTCTGGGTGGGGATCCCCACGGCGCGTCATCATCCACCAAGAAAATAGAGCTGATGGGGAAATTCAGCCAGGGCCACAGTGGAGTGATTACACTCACAGAGACGCTGAATTTTCGGTGCAATGTCAACTCGGGAATGCCCGGCGGTGAAAGACGCACGGACTTTGCACAAAACGCTGCAGGATCACGTTCCACGGATGAAGTTACCGACAGTTTTCCAAGCGCGCAGAGGAGAGAGGCCAGCAAGCCGCCGTCTAAAACCATGGAAGGCACTCACAAGAAAGCCATCTTCGCCTCGAGCctcattaaaaatgtgatttctaaGAAGATGCAGTTCGAGCAGGAGCgcaagatggagagaggggagaTAAGTGAGCCGCTCCACGCGCCTTCTCCGTGCTTTGTGCACCATGAGAGCGACGGTGTCCACAGGGGCAAAGGGAGCAGGGAGCTGCAAACACAGAGCTCCAGGTTGTCAGAGAGCAGCTCCGACTATGCCATAATGTGCTTGGATGAATTAGGGGACATCGTGGACAGCGGCTCGTGTGATACGAAGAGCGACTCTCGAAGACACGACGCACCAGAAACTAATTTGGAGCCGCCGGCGAACGAGGTTGGAATTGACACTAAAAAAGGCACATTGGACGCGTCTAAAAACACGCTCCTCCGCAGCCAGAATAGCGCGTTCAGATGCTGGAAGGACGAGGAGCTAGAGTTTCAGAAGGATCGTAAAAACGATCAAACTCAGGAGGAGAAGCCGCCGTCAGTTGACAATAAAGCTGGCGAGGGGGACCAGAGCTCCGCGGAGAGCGGCAAAGCCACCAAAATGTCTCATTTGTTTGTGCCAAGTATCCAACTGCTGCAAAGTGACGGAGAAGCCGGAGAGCAGCTGCAGAGCAGAGATGACTCTCCGTACGGGGGTGAAGGAGACACCAAGCTGCGCTCTGACAACAGTCTATGCGTCGCAGACTCCAGGAGAACTACATCCAAATCTCCCGAAATTAAAATCAACTTAAGGAGCGTCAGGGACAACAAAGCGGAGCCTTTCAGCGTCTCCAAGCTGCGCGCTCCGAATATAGACTGTAACGCAGCGAGCCTCTCCAGAACAGACGAGTTAAAAAGCCAAGTGCTGGCTGCAGCTCTGAAGGGTGAGTCCTCTGACAAAGTGCCACATTTCATGGTTAGAGACATTAGAGATAATAAAGGCAAACTGCAAACACCCATTCACCAAGTGAGGGACGTGCGTAAACTGGTTAAAAGCTCCTATCACTTTGTTTCTCTAGATAACAATGATAACAAATCAAACTTGGCCTCAGTGGAGAGTCACCCAGAGCAGAAGAAGCAAATGCCACATCGGAATCTCAATTCTGTGTCACCTATTGTGATTAAATGTCAGTCTGTGAATACAAATAGTAACATCAAGCAATGTGGGAGTTTTGATTTATCTAAACAAGAAACATTGGAGGTAGACAGATCATCTCCAGAGGGCGCCAAAAGCATTCCACTGCAGTGGGCAGCAGGGAGAGCAGCCATTAATAATTCCTCAGAGGGAGGCGTTGGTTCAAAAACTGAGAGCAGATTAGGttcaaagaaactggaaaaaatATCAGACATAATAGAGAAGAAGCCTGAATCAAAAATGGCAAATCGGGTGGCTTTGGAGAAACTCCAGGCGGCTGTGAAGACCATGGAGCAGCTCTATGTGTATGATAAGAATGagtggaaaaggaaaaacaagccTCTGCTTCTAACAGACAGCCACGTGCTTCCACTGTTAGCCGGAGAGGATCATGGGCGACCTGAGGAGGATGGAGCCAGAGGGTTCATCATGGACAAGATAGTCAGAAGAGACTCATGTCCCAGCACTGACAAGTTGCCACCATCAACATCATCAGTGGCCGCAGTGGTGGGAGCAGCAGCGGGAGCACTGGTCAGTGGTGAGAACCTGCCAAAGCGGGGCAACAAAGACCTTTATAAGGACCTTCCGACGTCCAGCAGCTTTGACGATAGGCTCTTTGCTAAGACAGTGCAAACCACTGGcagtaaaaacatgttcagCCTCAGCTCCAGCTTCAAGGCTTCCACATCCGCGAAGGTGACTCAGCCAAACAGCGCCACACAAACACCTTTCAGTGACAAACACTTTGTCCCAAAATCCCCCAAACGGCCCACGTCCTTAAAAGTCAGCCAGCCGAGGTATAGCCGAAATGAAGGCCCCGAATGGAAGGAGGTGGACAGATCTTCACAGGACAATGAGAACTACCTAACCATTCCGCTCAAGTCCcaagccagcagcagcagacagcccGCACCTGCAGATAATACATCATTGTTTACATCCACCACTCACTCCCAGCCTACCACTCCTCCTGGATACTTGGGATCTGGTACCAGGGGCCTGGAAAACCACAGTCAGACCCCAAAGCACTCCAGCATTGTGATGGGGACGTGTACTCCAGAAATCCCTCCTGCTACCATCTACCACTCCTTGCCATTGGGCATGTGCACCAATCAGCCACAAATGTACTGCTTCTCCCCGGCAATCACCCCTGCTCCCACCATAGACCCCTTCCAGGCCACGCAGAGGAAGATGCTCCTGGATCCCACCACTGGCAACTACTACCTGGTGGACACTCCGGTGCAGCCGGCCAGCAAGCGTCTCTTTGACCCAGAAACAGGGCAGTATGTAGATGTGCCCATGCCACAGCCTCCCATGACCCCTCTGCCCATGCCCATCTCACCTTTGGCCCTCAGTCCCGGAGCATACGGACATACTTATATGATCTACCCAGGATTTATGCCCACACCTTCAGTAATCCCGGCCCGGACGCTGGTGCAGTCACAAATGTCGATGCATTCAGAGGTGGAGAAGGCGTCGTCGCAGCAGACTGAGG